In one window of Nocardia brasiliensis DNA:
- the lanKC gene encoding class III lanthionine synthetase LanKC, whose amino-acid sequence MAQDAAFTFAHPDYYEPFERTDPGRRYNPTRPPRGWTRGESEVWTYWTPPAAELPAQGWKVHVSAALGTADQVLDVVSTVCADLGVAFKHLTGKQYFLWLHGKHGSRVQSGKFCALYPPTPQLAYALLERLERELSGVAGPYVLTDRRFGSSRCVSYRYGAFRPRHRLRADGTREPTMLALDGTEVPDERRPGFLLPAGIDDPFGTVADAEGEQDVTFHGYTFETVLQPSNAGGAYRARRADGTPVFVKEARAHNGYAGHEDAKTRLEREYLTLRALHAAAPGLAPAPVELFTEWEHTYLVTEFVPGRTLSKWMVATNPLIHAGAEPAACAAYYRRCTHLLTQLAAQLAALHELGYAFVDVSPGNVLVDADDTVRLIDFEATQPVDHPLGLLGTPGYEPPESRAPGARATIDPLHVDAYGLHAIAQLLVFPMHEAARRSPETLEHLYAELAESCPPPADLWAAVRNGRTPPPMRRLPAPEEVRDTPAEAVRWLRDRTADALERMAEPANPRWVYPTAPEGHRTNTSCVAYGTAGVLHALRAAGREIDPAIVERLRTTALRDRHRVGPGLLYGNAGIAWVLDDLGERDAALTLLATASGHRLSTEAPGWGGGAAGIAMTHLSFFHRTGDPDHLDQAQRLLDAIPDGALLRPALGPDHPSGLAHGRPGIALALYYLSKYTGSAEPFDRGLRLLRAELGHTEPIPVGALGFRVSDTDRRNMPYLACGSAGYAHVLARYLRHRPDHELGAVLRGCVRAVGIRFTAAPGLFQGQAGLVLTHADLAARFPTEHSLFDPSRRASALFKYAIADKTGVRWLGGPGQRLSADLASGAAGILLALQHATAGVADPLFTLDRCPAEHLARPQTTGTRSDFERR is encoded by the coding sequence ATGGCACAGGACGCGGCGTTCACGTTCGCCCACCCCGACTATTACGAGCCCTTCGAGCGCACCGACCCGGGCAGGCGCTACAACCCCACCCGGCCGCCGCGGGGCTGGACCCGCGGCGAGTCGGAGGTGTGGACGTATTGGACGCCACCGGCGGCCGAACTGCCCGCGCAGGGCTGGAAGGTGCACGTCTCGGCGGCACTCGGCACGGCCGACCAGGTACTCGACGTGGTGAGCACGGTCTGCGCCGATCTCGGCGTCGCCTTCAAGCATCTCACCGGCAAGCAGTACTTCCTGTGGCTGCACGGCAAGCACGGCAGCCGGGTGCAGAGCGGCAAGTTCTGCGCGCTCTACCCGCCGACACCACAGCTGGCCTACGCCCTGCTCGAACGGCTGGAACGCGAATTGTCCGGTGTCGCTGGACCGTACGTGCTCACCGACCGGCGCTTCGGCTCCTCCCGGTGCGTGTCCTACCGCTACGGGGCGTTCCGCCCGCGGCATCGGCTGCGCGCCGACGGCACCAGGGAACCGACCATGCTCGCCCTCGACGGCACCGAGGTGCCCGACGAACGCCGCCCCGGCTTTCTGCTGCCCGCGGGCATCGACGATCCGTTCGGGACCGTGGCCGACGCCGAGGGCGAGCAGGACGTCACCTTTCACGGCTACACCTTCGAAACCGTCCTGCAGCCCAGCAACGCAGGCGGCGCCTATCGCGCCCGGCGCGCGGACGGCACACCGGTCTTCGTGAAAGAGGCGCGCGCCCATAACGGTTACGCGGGCCACGAGGACGCCAAGACCCGGCTCGAGCGCGAGTATCTGACGCTGCGCGCCCTGCACGCCGCCGCACCGGGGCTGGCGCCCGCGCCGGTCGAGCTCTTCACCGAATGGGAACACACCTATCTCGTCACCGAATTCGTGCCGGGTCGCACGCTCAGCAAGTGGATGGTCGCGACGAACCCGCTGATCCACGCCGGGGCCGAGCCCGCCGCCTGCGCCGCCTACTACCGGCGCTGCACCCACCTGCTCACCCAGCTCGCGGCGCAGTTGGCCGCGCTGCACGAGCTCGGCTACGCCTTCGTCGACGTCTCGCCGGGCAATGTCCTGGTCGATGCCGACGACACGGTGCGGCTCATCGACTTCGAGGCCACCCAGCCGGTGGATCATCCGCTCGGCCTCTTGGGCACGCCCGGGTACGAGCCGCCGGAATCGCGGGCGCCCGGTGCCCGCGCCACGATCGATCCCCTGCACGTCGACGCCTACGGGCTGCACGCCATCGCGCAGCTGCTGGTGTTCCCGATGCACGAGGCCGCGCGCCGCAGCCCCGAGACACTGGAGCACCTGTACGCCGAGCTCGCCGAATCATGCCCGCCCCCGGCGGATCTGTGGGCGGCGGTGCGCAACGGCAGGACGCCGCCACCGATGCGGCGCCTGCCCGCGCCCGAGGAGGTCCGCGACACACCGGCGGAAGCGGTGCGCTGGTTGCGCGATCGCACGGCCGACGCGCTCGAGCGCATGGCCGAGCCCGCGAATCCACGCTGGGTGTATCCCACTGCGCCGGAGGGACATCGCACCAACACCAGCTGCGTGGCCTACGGCACCGCAGGCGTGCTGCACGCCTTGCGCGCCGCCGGGCGGGAGATCGATCCGGCGATCGTCGAACGGCTGCGCACCACGGCACTGCGCGATCGGCACCGGGTCGGGCCCGGCCTGCTGTACGGCAATGCCGGAATCGCCTGGGTGCTGGACGATCTCGGCGAACGCGACGCGGCGCTGACCCTGCTGGCCACGGCGAGCGGGCACCGCCTGAGCACCGAAGCACCCGGCTGGGGCGGCGGCGCGGCGGGCATCGCGATGACCCACCTGTCGTTCTTCCACCGCACCGGCGACCCCGACCATCTCGACCAGGCGCAACGACTGCTCGACGCGATACCCGACGGCGCGCTGCTGCGCCCCGCGCTCGGCCCGGACCACCCGTCCGGTCTCGCGCACGGCAGGCCAGGCATCGCCCTCGCGCTCTATTACCTGTCGAAGTACACCGGCTCGGCCGAACCGTTCGACCGCGGACTGCGGCTGCTGCGCGCCGAACTCGGGCACACCGAGCCGATCCCGGTCGGCGCCTTGGGTTTCCGGGTGTCGGACACCGATCGGCGCAACATGCCGTATCTGGCATGCGGCAGCGCGGGCTACGCCCACGTCCTGGCCCGGTATCTGCGCCACCGGCCCGACCACGAACTCGGTGCGGTGCTGCGCGGTTGTGTTCGGGCCGTAGGCATTCGGTTCACGGCGGCACCCGGGTTGTTCCAGGGCCAGGCCGGCCTGGTGCTCACGCACGCCGACCTCGCGGCCCGCTTCCCGACCGAGCACTCCCTGTTCGACCCGTCCCGCAGGGCGAGCGCGCTGTTCAAATACGCGATCGCGGACAAGACCGGTGTCCGCTGGCTCGGCGGCCCGGGACAGCGTCTCAGCGCCGATCTGGCCTCGGGCGCCGCGGGCATCCTGCTGGCCCTCCAGCACGCCACCGCGGGCGTCGCGGATCCGCTCTTCACCCTCGACCGCTGCCCCGCCGAGCACCTCGCCCGGCCCCAGACCACCGGTACACGAAGCGATTTCGAGAGGAGGTGA